One segment of Tenrec ecaudatus isolate mTenEca1 chromosome 1, mTenEca1.hap1, whole genome shotgun sequence DNA contains the following:
- the LOC142437809 gene encoding vomeronasal type-2 receptor 116-like produces the protein MLSLLFLLLLCQLPLQETTTNTYDTCLGYIQPSVYRDGDLVLGGFFPVYTLTHNSEAQWKIFVTSRRQNVTFDVLNLENYGYALIFLFAIEEINRSPLLLPNISLGFRLYNAFPSVVRTLESVLGWLSETEPPIPNYICQTYTKNMAVISGIPSEFLEQAGALLELYRTPQISYGTFDPLLKTKDRFSSLYQISLNHSCLASGLVSLLMHFGWTWVGIFVPDDLKGEQFTRDLRKEMAIKGICVALVEKIPVTKIIYSSRDVTYLPRVLDSSANTFIIYGEIRTLLTMAFIDDYNFMTQKLWIITSQWNFVFTPTLYLLDTFHGTLFFSHQDAEIPGFKHFLRTVNPSKYPEDFFLTKYWLLAFNCSIAGTVCGEIYECPPNASLKSGTEDKIDTTLLKSTNDLYNAVHLVARALHDMIFMGEESRYQMEAEHPAFLPWQLHPFLKNAHLESSAGEHVSLNENRNCVSRYDIMNFLNFPGGLCLPVKVGEFIPQGLRGQGLMIQEELIEWAFGFTETPHSVCSNSCDPGFMKVTQKGRPFCCFDCILCPAGGISNKTGRTCMECPHSQYPNMERNRCLPKMAIFLAYDDPLGMALACTALGFSVITAVVLWVFVKHRDSAIVKANNRTLSYVLLLSLLLCFLCSLLFIGRPNTATCILRQITFGVVFTVAVSAVLAKTITVILAFKALTPGRTMRWLLLSGASNAVVPICSMIQLIICGVWLGTSPPFVDIDTHSEPRHIIIVCNVNSVTTFYCVLGVLGFLAMGTFFLAYQARNLPDTFNEAKFLTFSMLVFCSVWVTFLPVYHSTQGKVMVAVEIFSILASSVGLLGCIFAPKCYVIFLHPDRNTSKGLRNKTCYEEK, from the exons ATGCTCTCTCtgctctttctgcttctgctctGCCAGCTTCCTCTTCAGGAAACCACCACGAACACTTACGATACATGCCTTGGATATATTCAGCCCAGTGTCTACAGGGATGGGGATCTGGTGCTCGGGGGCTTTTTCCCTGTCTACACGCTGACACACAACTCAGAAGCACAGTGGAAAATTTTTGTGACCAGTCGAAGACAAAATGTGACATTTGACGT GTTGAACTTAGAAAATTATGGTTACGCTCTGATATTTCTTTTTGCCATTGAGGAGATTAACCGGAGTCCGCTCCTGCTCCCCAACATTTCCCTGGGTTTCCGGCTCTACAATGCCTTTCCTAGTGTTGTCAGAACCCTGGAGAGTGTCCTCGGATGGCTGTCAGAAACGGAGCCCCCCATCCCTAATTACATCTGCCAGACGTACACAAAGAACATGGCGGTCATTTCAGGAATCCCCTCTGAGTTCTTGGAGCAAGCCGGGGCACTGCTGGAGCTCTACAGGACCCCACAG ATATCCTACGGCACTTTTGATCCTTTGTTGAAAACTAAGGACCGGTTTTCCTCTCTCTATCAAATTTCCCTCAATCACAGTTGTCTGGCCTCGGGCCTGGTCTCCTTATTGATGCATTTTGGATGGACATGGGTTGGTATCTTTGTCCCAGATGACCTCAAAGGAGAACAGTTCACTAGGGACCTTCGTAAAGAGATGGCCATCAAAGGTATCTGTGTGGCACTCGTTGAAAAAATTCCTGTGACCAAGATAATATATAGCTCAAGAGATGTGACCTACCTCCCCAGAGTCCTGGACTCATCTGCAAATACATTCATCATTTATGGTGAGATCAGAACATTACTAACTATGGCTTTTATTGATGACTATAATTTTATGACCCAAAAGTTATGGATCATTACATCCCAGTGGAATTTTGTTTTCACACCAACTCTTTATTTATTAGATACTTTCCATGGGACTCTTTTCTTTTCACACCAGGACGCTGAGATACCTGGCTTCAAACATTTTCTCAGGACAGTGAATCCTTCCAAGTACCCAGAAGACTTTTTCCTTACCAAATACTGGCTCTTAGCTTTTAATTGCTCAATTGCGGGAACTGTTTGTGGGGAAATTTATGAGTGCCCACCCAATGCCTCCTTGAAGTCCGGGACTGAGGATAAAATAGACACGACCCTCCTGAAATCCACCAATGATCTCTATAATGCTGTCCACCTGGTGGCCCGTGCCCTGCATGACATGATTTTCATGGGTGAGGAGAGTAGGTACCAGATGGAAGCAGAACACCCTGCGTTTCTCCCCTGGCAG CTCCACCCCTTCTTAAAAAACGCTCATCTGGAAAGCAGTGCTGGAGAGCACGTCTCCCTGAATGAGAACAGAAACTGTGTGTCACGATATGACATTATGAACTTTCTGAATTTTCCTGGTGGTCTTTGCCTTCCCGTGAAAGTCGGAGAGTTCATCCCTCAGGGTCTACGTGGGCAAGGTTTGATGATCCAGGAGGAGCTGATAGAATGGGCTTTTGGATTCACAGAG ACTCCTCACTCTGTGTGTAGCAATAGCTGTGACCCGGGATTCATGAAAGTCACTCAGAAAGGGAGGCCTTTTTGCTGTTTTGATTGCATTTTATGTCCAGCTGGAGGAATATCTAATAAAACAGGTAGG ACATGTATGGAGTGTCCTCACAGTCAGTATCCCAACATGGAGAGGAACCGCTGTCTGCCCAAAATGGCGATCTTCCTGGCTTATGACGATCCCTTGGGGATGGCTCTGGCCTGTACAGCTCTGGGCTTCTCTGTCATCACTGCAGTGGTCTTGTGGGTCTTTGTGAAGCATCGAGACTCCGCCATAGTCAAGGCCAACAACCGGACCCTCAGCTATgtcctgctcctctccctcctcctctgcttcctctgcTCCTTACTCTTCATTGGCCGTCCAAACACAGCCACCTGCATCCTCCGGCAAATCACCTTCGGAGTTGTGTTCACTGTGGCTGTTTCTGCTGTGTTGGCCAAAACCATCACTGTGATCCTCGCATTTAAGGCCTTAACACCCGGAAGAACCATGAGGTGGTTGCTGCTGTCTGGGGCTTCTAATGCTGTGGTTCCCATCTGCTCCATGATCCAACTGATTATCTGTGGGGTCTGGCTGGGAACCTCTCCCCCTTTTGTGGACATAGACACGCACTCAGAGCCCAGACACATCATCATTGTGTGCAACGTGAATTCAGTCACTACTTTCTACTGTGTCCTGGGAGTCCTGGGCTTCTTGGCCATGGGGACATTTTTCTTGGCTTACCAGGCCAGGAACCTGCCTGACACCTTCAATGAGGCCAAGTTCCTGACCTTCAGCATGCTGGTGTTCTGCAGTGTCTGGGTGACCTTCCTCCCTGTCTACCACAGCACCCAGGGCAAGGTCATGGTGGCTGTGGAGATCTTCTCCATCTTAGCCTCCAGTGTGGGGCTTCTAGGCTGCATCTTTGCCCCAAAGTGCTATGTCATCTTCCTACATCCAGATAGGAACACATCCAAAGGGTTAAGGAATAAAACATGTTATGAGGAAAAGTGA